The following are from one region of the Gryllotalpicola protaetiae genome:
- a CDS encoding LemA family protein, protein MLAWLIPLIIVVVILVIIGIWYWATYNSLIQLNVRVDEAWSDITVQLKRRADLIPNLVSTVQGYATHEKTVFEDVTKARSETISAQTPGEASVAEGHFQAALKSIFAVAEAYPQLQASQNFLRLQADLVDTEDKIQAARRFYNGGVREYNTKIKQFPSNIVAKNLHYADREFFEVPDAAAISEPPRVQF, encoded by the coding sequence ATGCTTGCCTGGCTCATCCCGTTGATCATCGTCGTCGTGATCCTGGTGATCATCGGCATCTGGTACTGGGCGACGTACAACTCGCTGATCCAGCTGAACGTCCGAGTCGATGAGGCGTGGAGCGACATCACGGTCCAGCTCAAGCGCCGTGCCGACCTGATCCCCAACCTGGTCAGCACCGTTCAGGGCTATGCCACGCACGAGAAGACCGTCTTCGAAGACGTGACGAAGGCCCGCTCAGAGACGATCTCGGCGCAGACTCCCGGCGAGGCATCCGTCGCGGAAGGTCATTTCCAGGCCGCGCTGAAGAGCATCTTCGCCGTCGCCGAGGCGTACCCGCAGCTGCAGGCGAGCCAGAACTTCCTGCGCCTGCAGGCCGACCTCGTCGACACCGAGGACAAGATCCAGGCGGCCCGCCGGTTCTACAACGGCGGCGTGCGCGAGTACAACACGAAGATCAAGCAGTTCCCGTCGAACATCGTCGCGAAGAACCTGCACTACGCCGACCGCGAGTTCTTCGAGGTGCCTGACGCCGCGGCGATCTCCGAGCCGCCGCGCGTGCAGTTCTAG
- a CDS encoding MarR family winged helix-turn-helix transcriptional regulator has protein sequence MPLTVVRRESEHLYGRSPKTEAGLRAVEALLALQRAEAIELEAARRKAHLTRSEFQALRYLLQAQRDQRPMGPKDLVIMLDLSPAAVTKVVDRLVELGDLTRTAHPRDRRAIYLTPTEAGEAKISAAYAHFHETLVNVVDALDEHTNNALHDGLLAVVTELDQTHPVELVTG, from the coding sequence GTGCCCCTGACTGTCGTGCGTCGCGAGAGCGAGCATCTCTACGGCCGCTCGCCGAAGACCGAAGCAGGCCTTCGCGCTGTCGAGGCGCTGCTCGCGCTGCAGCGGGCGGAGGCGATCGAGCTCGAGGCGGCGCGACGCAAGGCGCACCTGACCCGCAGCGAATTCCAGGCGCTGCGCTACCTGCTGCAGGCGCAGCGCGACCAGCGGCCGATGGGCCCGAAGGACCTCGTGATCATGCTCGACCTGTCGCCCGCGGCCGTGACCAAGGTGGTCGACCGGCTCGTCGAGCTCGGCGACCTGACGCGCACCGCCCACCCTCGCGACCGGCGTGCGATCTATCTGACGCCGACCGAGGCGGGTGAGGCGAAGATCAGCGCGGCGTACGCGCATTTCCACGAGACCCTCGTCAACGTGGTCGATGCGCTCGACGAGCACACGAACAACGCACTGCACGACGGCCTTCTGGCTGTCGTCACCGAGCTCGACCAGACGCATCCTGTCGAGTTGGTGACCGGGTAA
- a CDS encoding AI-2E family transporter, which translates to MPAPRPHTHRSESQKVDDSLPRGVLLASAWSWRLLLIGAAIAVLLFVIVQLRLIVVPVLIAILLSALLVPLRDLLVRAHLPKWIAIVLCMVITIAVIGGLVFLVGQQLRAEAGSLRHQTMASVEALRLWLTGPPFNLTDRQLDDGIRQLTDAIQADTQVLINGALSVGSTVGHVVTGLLLTLFSTLFILIDGAGIWSWVVSVFPKRARPAADGAGRSGWVTLRTFVRVQILVASIDALGIGLGAFFLGLPLAIPVAVLVFLGSFIPIVGAVVTGTLAVFIALVYKGFWFALVMLAIVLFVQQVEGHVLQPLIMGTAVKVHPLAVVLVVTAGSLLAGITGALFAVPFAAVLNAMIGFLSIRADTRGSPAYAQRGTALWQVVPAERVRASAKRKLTE; encoded by the coding sequence ATGCCCGCCCCTCGGCCGCACACCCATCGCAGCGAGTCGCAGAAGGTCGACGACTCCCTGCCTCGCGGCGTGCTGCTGGCATCCGCCTGGTCATGGCGCCTGCTGCTGATCGGCGCGGCCATCGCGGTGCTGCTGTTCGTGATCGTGCAGCTGCGGCTCATCGTCGTGCCCGTGCTGATCGCGATCCTGCTCTCGGCGCTGCTGGTCCCGCTGCGCGACCTGCTGGTCCGCGCGCACCTGCCGAAGTGGATCGCGATCGTGCTCTGCATGGTGATCACGATCGCGGTGATCGGCGGCCTGGTGTTCCTGGTCGGCCAGCAGCTGCGTGCGGAGGCCGGCTCCCTGCGGCACCAGACGATGGCCTCCGTCGAGGCGCTGCGTCTCTGGCTCACGGGGCCGCCATTCAACCTCACCGATCGGCAGCTCGACGACGGCATCCGCCAGCTCACCGATGCGATCCAGGCCGACACCCAGGTGCTGATCAACGGCGCGCTGTCGGTCGGCTCGACCGTCGGCCATGTCGTCACGGGGCTCCTGCTGACCTTGTTCAGCACCCTGTTCATCCTGATCGACGGCGCAGGCATCTGGAGCTGGGTGGTCAGCGTCTTCCCGAAGCGCGCTCGGCCCGCCGCCGACGGGGCAGGGCGGTCCGGCTGGGTGACGCTGCGGACGTTCGTGCGGGTGCAGATCCTCGTGGCATCCATCGACGCCCTCGGCATCGGCCTCGGAGCCTTCTTCCTCGGCCTGCCGCTCGCGATCCCCGTGGCGGTGCTGGTGTTCCTCGGCTCGTTCATCCCCATCGTCGGGGCCGTTGTGACCGGAACGCTCGCCGTGTTCATCGCCCTCGTCTACAAGGGGTTCTGGTTCGCGCTGGTCATGCTCGCGATCGTGCTGTTCGTGCAGCAGGTCGAGGGGCACGTGCTGCAACCGCTCATCATGGGCACGGCGGTCAAGGTCCACCCTCTTGCGGTGGTGCTCGTCGTGACCGCCGGCTCGCTGCTTGCGGGCATCACAGGCGCGCTCTTCGCGGTGCCGTTCGCCGCGGTGCTGAATGCGATGATCGGATTCCTGTCGATCCGCGCAGACACGAGAGGCTCGCCGGCGTACGCGCAGCGGGGCACCGCGCTCTGGCAGGTCGTGCCCGCCGAGCGGGTGCGTGCCAGCGCGAAACGTAAACTGACGGAATGA
- a CDS encoding ABC transporter ATP-binding protein: protein MARSDRNSASAIVVEGLRVRRGKADVLRGLTVSVPRGQVVGLLGPSGSGKTTLLRCVVGVQKVAAGSVTVLGQPAGSAPLRRRVGYVTQASSVYDDLTVRENLRYFARVLGAPASDVDRVIDETGLGDQAAQLTGSLSGGQRNRVSLAAALLGAPELLVLDEPTVGLDPVLRSELWGLFHRLAHAGTSLFVSSHVMDEAARCDRLMLLRDGEVIADDTPEGLLQSTGAPDAEAAFLSVIRQREAKR, encoded by the coding sequence GTGGCCCGGAGCGATCGAAACAGCGCGAGTGCGATCGTCGTCGAAGGACTGCGCGTGCGCCGAGGGAAGGCGGACGTGCTGCGCGGCCTCACGGTCAGCGTGCCGCGCGGCCAGGTCGTCGGCCTGCTCGGGCCGAGCGGCAGCGGCAAGACCACGCTGCTGCGCTGCGTCGTCGGGGTGCAGAAGGTCGCGGCGGGCAGCGTCACCGTGCTCGGGCAGCCCGCCGGAAGCGCACCACTGCGCCGGCGGGTCGGCTATGTGACGCAGGCATCCAGCGTGTACGACGACCTGACCGTTCGCGAGAACCTGCGCTACTTCGCGCGGGTGCTGGGCGCCCCGGCATCCGATGTCGACCGCGTCATCGACGAGACCGGTCTCGGCGACCAGGCCGCGCAACTCACCGGCAGCCTCTCGGGCGGCCAGCGCAACCGGGTCTCGCTCGCCGCCGCACTGCTCGGCGCCCCCGAGCTGCTCGTGCTCGACGAGCCGACCGTCGGGCTCGACCCCGTGCTGCGCAGCGAGCTGTGGGGCCTGTTCCATCGGCTGGCGCACGCCGGCACGAGCCTGTTCGTCTCGAGCCACGTCATGGACGAGGCCGCCAGGTGCGACCGCCTGATGCTGCTGCGCGACGGCGAGGTGATCGCCGACGACACCCCAGAGGGACTGCTGCAGTCCACCGGCGCGCCGGATGCAGAGGCGGCGTTCCTCAGCGTCATCCGTCAGCGCGAGGCGAAGCGGTGA
- a CDS encoding DUF817 domain-containing protein, which translates to MKSGAPETRLEARIDAAANRLLGDAPQTGWRSGLVEFLVFGAKQAWACVFGFLMLALILTLKVAAPAGIGPVAHNDLVTIGAVLIQLGMVLFGLETLRELRVIVLFHVVGTVMELFKTGIGAWLYPGPGILHIGAVPLYSGFMYAAVGSYLVRVYRLFDLRFVRYPWRWLTAAIAGAIYLNFFTHHWIVDLRWVLLAAVLAAFGPCVMHFRVFRRGVRMPLVLAFGLVAVFIWIGENLATFGGAWAYPDQLAGWHPVTPAKIVSWFLLMIISVVLVAWVYPPRRPEPAPAPAAEPVGPVTGPTPSVGAA; encoded by the coding sequence ATGAAGTCCGGCGCCCCCGAAACGCGGCTTGAAGCGCGCATCGACGCGGCCGCCAACCGGCTGCTCGGAGACGCACCGCAGACCGGCTGGCGTTCGGGGCTCGTCGAGTTCCTCGTGTTCGGCGCGAAGCAGGCGTGGGCCTGCGTCTTCGGCTTCCTGATGCTCGCGCTGATCCTCACCCTGAAGGTCGCGGCGCCCGCAGGCATCGGTCCGGTCGCCCACAACGACCTCGTGACGATCGGGGCGGTGCTGATCCAACTCGGCATGGTGCTGTTCGGTCTCGAGACGCTGCGCGAGCTGCGCGTCATCGTCCTGTTCCACGTCGTCGGAACCGTGATGGAGCTGTTCAAGACGGGCATCGGCGCATGGCTGTACCCCGGTCCCGGCATCCTGCACATCGGCGCCGTGCCGCTGTACAGCGGCTTCATGTACGCCGCCGTGGGCTCGTATCTCGTGCGCGTCTACCGTCTCTTCGACCTGCGCTTCGTGCGCTACCCATGGCGCTGGCTCACGGCGGCGATCGCCGGCGCGATCTACCTCAACTTCTTCACCCACCACTGGATCGTCGATCTGCGCTGGGTGCTGCTCGCCGCCGTGCTCGCGGCTTTCGGCCCCTGCGTCATGCACTTCCGCGTCTTCCGGCGCGGGGTCAGGATGCCGCTGGTGCTGGCATTCGGCCTGGTGGCCGTCTTCATCTGGATCGGGGAGAACCTCGCCACCTTCGGCGGCGCGTGGGCCTACCCCGACCAGCTCGCGGGCTGGCACCCCGTGACTCCCGCCAAGATCGTGAGCTGGTTCCTGCTGATGATCATCTCGGTCGTGCTGGTCGCGTGGGTCTACCCGCCGAGGCGACCCGAGCCCGCCCCTGCCCCGGCGGCAGAGCCCGTCGGCCCGGTCACCGGCCCTACGCCGTCCGTCGGCGCAGCGTGA
- a CDS encoding M48 family metalloprotease: MYRAIARNKRNTVFFILFFLVLVGVISYVISYFMGGGWSVTIIALVIAIAYAVLQYFTASSQAVAMSGAVQLQQKSDHPVLWQTVENISISTGMPMPKIYIVNDPAPNAFATGRDPDHAVVAATTGLLELMDPTELMGVMAHEMGHVRNYDIRVSTIVFGLVVAIGFIADIFIRMTFFGAVFGGGNNRGRGNNNGGGGGGNPILLILGLVAIVLAPILAALVQAAISRQREYLADATSAEITRFPEGLESALQKLGDYSRPMKRQNTSMAHLWISDPLQPSLTSRLFSTHPPIPDRIERLKKIGGGF, from the coding sequence ATGTACCGAGCGATAGCCCGGAACAAGAGGAACACGGTCTTCTTCATCCTGTTCTTCCTGGTCCTCGTCGGAGTGATCTCCTACGTCATCAGCTACTTCATGGGCGGCGGCTGGTCGGTCACGATCATCGCGCTCGTGATCGCGATCGCGTACGCCGTGCTGCAGTACTTCACCGCGAGCTCGCAGGCCGTGGCCATGTCGGGCGCAGTGCAGCTGCAGCAGAAATCCGATCACCCCGTGCTGTGGCAGACCGTCGAGAACATCTCGATCTCGACCGGCATGCCGATGCCGAAGATCTACATCGTCAACGACCCTGCGCCGAACGCGTTCGCAACCGGTCGCGACCCCGACCATGCGGTCGTCGCCGCGACCACCGGCCTGCTCGAGCTCATGGACCCGACCGAGCTCATGGGCGTCATGGCTCACGAGATGGGGCACGTGCGCAACTACGACATCCGCGTCTCGACGATCGTGTTCGGGCTGGTCGTCGCGATCGGGTTCATCGCCGACATCTTCATCCGTATGACGTTCTTCGGCGCGGTCTTCGGGGGTGGCAACAACCGCGGCCGCGGCAACAACAACGGCGGCGGGGGCGGCGGCAACCCGATCCTCCTGATCCTCGGGCTGGTCGCGATCGTCCTGGCGCCGATCCTCGCGGCGCTGGTGCAGGCGGCGATCTCGCGGCAGCGCGAATACCTTGCCGACGCCACGAGCGCAGAGATCACGCGCTTCCCCGAGGGGCTCGAATCGGCGCTGCAGAAGCTCGGCGACTACAGCCGGCCGATGAAGCGCCAGAACACCTCGATGGCCCATCTCTGGATCTCGGACCCGCTGCAGCCGTCGCTCACCTCGCGCCTGTTCTCGACGCACCCCCCGATCCCTGACCGCATCGAGCGCCTCAAGAAGATCGGCGGCGGCTTTTAG
- a CDS encoding winged helix-turn-helix domain-containing protein: MVQTLSAAAARRVALAAQGFGRVPSATVGTRQLNGLFDRLGLLQIDSVNVFERSHYLPAFARLGGYDKTLLDRLTFRPTSRSSESGYTEVWAHEAAFVPVRDWPLFRFRHRRFREKYLAGKDSWGLTAGRETIEWLRAELAARGPLAASEIEHDANVRRGPWWGWSEVKQGLEVMFRAGELATAGRTRFERRYALVEQALPASVLDRHVPEDEAVRELVRHSVTALGVGTLADIADYYRLYTAETKAALDDLVHAGEVERVHVHGWQRAGRPLAAYAPAGVRVPRAISATAVLSPFDPVVWERERLLRMFGMHYRIEIYTPAPKRVFGYYVMPVLVDDEIVGRVDLKSDRQAGVLRVQSAWVEEGRAEGAVAERRAPLLGRVAEWQGLGEVIVAGRGNLAAALDAEVEGAAQTAV, from the coding sequence ATGGTTCAGACACTCAGCGCGGCCGCCGCCCGGCGCGTCGCGCTCGCCGCGCAGGGGTTCGGGCGCGTGCCCTCGGCCACGGTCGGCACGCGGCAGCTCAACGGGCTGTTCGACCGGCTCGGGCTGCTGCAGATCGACTCGGTGAACGTCTTCGAGCGCTCCCATTACCTGCCGGCGTTCGCACGACTGGGCGGGTACGACAAGACGCTGCTCGACCGCCTGACGTTCCGGCCCACGTCGCGGTCGTCGGAGTCGGGGTATACCGAGGTGTGGGCGCACGAGGCGGCATTCGTCCCGGTGCGCGACTGGCCGTTGTTCCGCTTCCGGCACCGGCGCTTCCGCGAGAAGTACCTCGCCGGGAAGGACAGCTGGGGGCTCACCGCCGGGCGCGAGACGATCGAGTGGCTGCGCGCAGAGCTGGCCGCGCGGGGTCCGCTCGCCGCGAGCGAGATCGAGCACGACGCCAACGTGAGGCGGGGGCCGTGGTGGGGCTGGTCCGAGGTGAAGCAGGGTCTCGAGGTGATGTTCCGCGCGGGTGAGCTCGCGACCGCCGGGCGCACGCGCTTCGAGCGGCGCTATGCGCTCGTGGAACAGGCACTGCCGGCATCCGTTCTCGATCGTCACGTGCCGGAAGACGAGGCTGTTCGCGAGCTCGTGCGCCACTCGGTGACGGCCCTCGGTGTCGGCACGCTGGCCGACATCGCCGACTACTACCGGCTGTACACCGCCGAGACGAAGGCGGCGCTCGACGACCTGGTGCACGCGGGCGAGGTCGAGAGGGTGCACGTGCACGGGTGGCAGCGCGCCGGCCGGCCGCTGGCCGCCTACGCACCCGCCGGGGTGCGGGTGCCGCGCGCGATCTCCGCAACCGCGGTGCTGTCGCCGTTCGACCCCGTCGTGTGGGAGCGCGAGCGGCTGCTGCGCATGTTCGGCATGCACTACCGCATCGAGATCTACACCCCGGCGCCGAAGCGAGTGTTCGGCTATTACGTCATGCCCGTGCTCGTCGACGACGAGATCGTGGGGCGCGTAGACCTCAAGAGCGACCGGCAGGCCGGCGTGCTGCGGGTGCAATCGGCCTGGGTCGAAGAGGGCCGGGCGGAAGGCGCGGTCGCCGAGCGGCGCGCACCGCTGCTCGGCAGGGTCGCCGAGTGGCAGGGCCTCGGCGAGGTGATCGTGGCGGGCCGCGGGAACCTGGCGGCCGCGCTCGATGCGGAAGTGGAAGGTGCTGCGCAGACCGCGGTGTGA
- a CDS encoding ABC transporter permease, with amino-acid sequence MSPGRTIATAGRVLLQIRHDPRTIGLLVVVPSLLIGLVAWIFEDTHVFQTIGPAMIALFPFIVMFLVTSITTLRERRTGTLERLLAMPLGKGDFIVGYALAFGLLGLIQSAIAVSFAVWVCGLDIEGSVWLLFAVSVADALLGTALGLLASAFARTEFQAVQFMPALVFPQILLGGIFVSRDSMPDVLRVIGDWLPLSHAIDALNAVANGTHDDGWVWTRIGFLGAWIVGAVIVGALTLRRRTA; translated from the coding sequence GTGAGCCCCGGGCGCACCATCGCGACCGCCGGTCGCGTGCTGCTGCAGATCAGGCACGACCCCCGCACGATCGGCCTGCTGGTCGTCGTCCCGAGCCTGCTGATCGGCCTGGTCGCCTGGATCTTCGAGGACACCCACGTGTTCCAGACCATCGGCCCCGCGATGATCGCGCTGTTCCCGTTCATCGTGATGTTCCTCGTCACGAGCATCACGACGCTGCGCGAACGGCGCACGGGCACCCTCGAGCGACTGCTCGCGATGCCGCTCGGCAAGGGCGACTTCATCGTCGGCTATGCGCTGGCGTTCGGGCTGCTCGGGCTGATCCAGTCGGCGATCGCCGTGTCGTTCGCGGTGTGGGTGTGCGGCCTCGACATCGAGGGCTCGGTGTGGCTGCTGTTCGCGGTCTCGGTCGCCGACGCGCTGCTCGGCACGGCACTCGGGCTGCTCGCGAGCGCGTTCGCGCGCACCGAGTTCCAAGCGGTGCAATTCATGCCGGCGCTCGTGTTCCCGCAGATCCTGCTCGGCGGCATCTTCGTGTCGCGCGACTCGATGCCCGACGTGCTGCGGGTGATCGGCGACTGGCTGCCGCTGTCGCACGCCATCGATGCGCTGAACGCGGTCGCGAACGGCACGCACGACGACGGCTGGGTGTGGACCCGCATCGGATTCCTCGGCGCCTGGATCGTCGGAGCCGTGATCGTCGGAGCCCTCACGCTGCGCCGACGGACGGCGTAG
- a CDS encoding aminoglycoside phosphotransferase family protein has protein sequence MASEPAPKMHAHQIDVSDDDVRRLIGTQFPQWAHERVRRVPSYGTTNAMFRLGADKVVRLPFIPGDGVGVPVETAILERVSGQLPVAIPAVLANGRADECYPYTWSVLGWVEGEMPVPEALVDATGLVDDLVAVLARLRELPTEGVRLAQRSGPLAPLAEPVREAMRELDGEFDTDALRRLWDDALAAPEWAAEPVWLHADLLPSNLLVDEHGRLAGVLDWAAAGIGDPSCELLAAWNVFPSGAREVFRARLAERLDLDDATWRRGRGWAIAQAVLALPYYRGTNAGMVEMATRALRALEQVPADHR, from the coding sequence ATGGCTTCCGAACCCGCTCCGAAGATGCACGCGCACCAGATCGACGTCTCAGACGACGACGTGCGGCGCCTGATCGGTACGCAGTTCCCGCAGTGGGCGCATGAGCGCGTGCGGCGGGTGCCGTCGTACGGCACGACGAACGCGATGTTCCGGCTCGGGGCCGACAAGGTGGTGCGGCTGCCGTTCATTCCGGGCGACGGGGTCGGCGTGCCGGTCGAGACGGCGATCCTCGAACGGGTGAGCGGGCAGCTGCCGGTCGCGATCCCCGCGGTGCTCGCGAACGGCCGAGCCGACGAGTGCTACCCGTACACCTGGTCGGTGCTGGGCTGGGTCGAGGGTGAGATGCCGGTGCCCGAGGCGCTGGTCGACGCCACGGGGCTGGTCGATGATCTGGTCGCGGTGCTCGCGAGGCTGCGCGAACTTCCGACGGAGGGTGTGCGGCTCGCGCAGCGCAGCGGGCCGCTCGCGCCCCTCGCAGAGCCGGTGCGTGAGGCCATGCGCGAACTCGACGGCGAGTTCGACACGGATGCGTTGCGGAGGCTCTGGGACGATGCGCTCGCCGCTCCGGAATGGGCCGCCGAACCCGTCTGGCTGCACGCCGACCTGCTGCCGAGCAACCTGCTCGTCGACGAGCACGGCCGCCTCGCCGGTGTGCTCGACTGGGCGGCGGCGGGCATCGGCGACCCGTCGTGCGAGCTGCTCGCAGCCTGGAATGTGTTCCCGTCCGGCGCGCGGGAGGTATTCCGCGCGCGCCTCGCCGAACGGCTCGACCTCGACGACGCCACCTGGCGTCGCGGCCGGGGCTGGGCGATCGCGCAGGCGGTGCTGGCGCTCCCCTACTACCGAGGCACGAACGCGGGCATGGTCGAGATGGCGACGCGCGCGCTCCGGGCGCTCGAGCAGGTGCCTGCCGACCACCGGTAG
- the ilvA gene encoding threonine ammonia-lyase, with the protein MTSAPESPAAVYLGPSLDEIEQAREVVAQVIQPTPMDRSRYLEQLLGVPVWLKAENLQRTGSYKIRGAYNRLSRLTDDEKARGVVAASAGNHAQGVALAAQRLGIAATIFMPAGVALPKLQATRAYGAEAVLEGTTFTETLAAAQEFTARTGAVFIPPYDHEDVITGQATLGLEIIEQVPDVETILVPIGGGGLISGVARAAKLSAETAGRSIRIIGIQAENAAAYPPSLAAGEKVSVPVDPTIADGIAVGRPGDLNFPIVQEYVDEVVTVSEDDLARAILVLLERAKLVVEPAGAAGVAAILAGKVRASGPTVAIVSGGNIDPLLMQRVIAHGLEASARYLTVRIMLPDRPGQLATISQILAEVSANVIEVLHTRHHNGLQISQVALEISVETRGPEHRAQVLQHLRDAGYEPLVEQTE; encoded by the coding sequence ATGACCTCCGCGCCCGAATCGCCCGCTGCCGTCTACCTCGGCCCGAGTCTCGACGAGATCGAGCAGGCCCGCGAGGTCGTCGCGCAGGTGATTCAGCCGACGCCGATGGATCGCAGCCGCTACCTCGAGCAGCTGCTCGGTGTCCCCGTGTGGCTCAAGGCGGAGAACCTGCAGCGCACGGGCTCGTACAAGATCCGCGGCGCCTACAACCGGCTCAGCCGCCTCACCGACGACGAGAAGGCGCGCGGGGTGGTGGCGGCGTCGGCCGGCAATCACGCGCAGGGCGTCGCGCTGGCCGCGCAGCGGCTCGGCATCGCAGCCACGATCTTCATGCCGGCCGGCGTCGCCCTGCCCAAGCTGCAGGCGACGCGTGCATACGGCGCAGAGGCCGTGCTCGAGGGCACCACGTTCACCGAGACCCTCGCCGCCGCGCAGGAGTTCACGGCGCGCACCGGCGCGGTCTTCATCCCGCCGTACGACCACGAGGACGTCATCACCGGACAGGCCACGCTCGGTCTCGAGATCATCGAGCAGGTGCCGGACGTCGAGACGATCCTGGTGCCGATCGGGGGCGGCGGCCTCATCTCTGGCGTCGCCCGCGCGGCGAAGCTCAGCGCGGAGACGGCAGGGCGAAGCATCCGCATCATCGGCATCCAGGCAGAGAACGCCGCAGCCTACCCGCCGTCGCTCGCCGCGGGCGAGAAGGTGTCGGTGCCGGTCGATCCCACGATCGCCGACGGCATCGCCGTCGGGCGCCCCGGCGACCTCAACTTCCCGATCGTGCAGGAGTACGTCGACGAGGTCGTCACCGTCAGCGAGGACGATCTCGCTCGCGCGATCCTCGTGCTGCTCGAGCGCGCGAAGCTCGTGGTCGAGCCGGCCGGAGCGGCCGGTGTCGCCGCCATCCTCGCAGGGAAGGTGCGCGCGAGCGGCCCGACCGTCGCGATCGTCTCAGGCGGCAACATCGACCCCCTGCTCATGCAGCGGGTGATCGCGCACGGCCTCGAGGCATCCGCCCGCTACCTGACCGTGCGCATCATGCTGCCCGACCGCCCAGGCCAGCTCGCGACCATCTCGCAGATCCTGGCGGAGGTGAGCGCGAACGTCATCGAGGTGCTGCACACGCGGCACCACAACGGGCTGCAGATCAGCCAGGTCGCGCTCGAGATCTCGGTCGAGACGCGCGGGCCCGAGCACCGCGCGCAGGTGCTGCAGCACCTGCGCGACGCGGGTTACGAACCGCTCGTGGAGCAGACCGAGTAG
- a CDS encoding DUF4307 domain-containing protein, with the protein MPAGSEALAGRYGDTARRRLTTRWLLVGLGGFIAIVMIAWAVWGSGLGSKASNLQFTATASNTIDAQHITVSFTVDAPAHTAISCAVEAQNIGFTVVGYDVVHLKPTPKTHQVVTKSLITYEPAVSGSLDKCWLT; encoded by the coding sequence ATGCCAGCTGGCAGCGAGGCCCTCGCGGGGCGCTACGGCGACACCGCACGGCGGCGCCTCACCACGCGCTGGCTGCTCGTCGGGCTCGGCGGCTTCATCGCGATCGTGATGATCGCGTGGGCCGTGTGGGGCTCGGGGCTCGGCTCGAAGGCCTCGAACCTGCAGTTCACCGCCACCGCGAGCAACACGATCGACGCGCAGCACATCACGGTGAGCTTCACGGTCGACGCGCCGGCGCACACGGCGATCTCGTGCGCGGTCGAGGCGCAGAACATCGGATTCACCGTCGTGGGCTACGACGTCGTCCATCTGAAGCCGACGCCGAAGACGCACCAGGTCGTGACAAAATCCCTGATCACGTACGAACCAGCGGTCTCAGGCTCGCTAGACAAGTGCTGGTTGACGTAA
- the greA gene encoding transcription elongation factor GreA has protein sequence MSQETTVTFLTQEAYDRLNDELTYLETTGRIEIAKRIEVAREEGDLKENGGYHAAKDQQGVQEARIVTIKSLLAHSKVGVAPESNGIVEPGTLVTAVIAGAEDTFVVGNREIAKDSEYSVYSEQSPIGAAILGLKIGDKTSYTAPNGRDIAVEITDVQTWTGQ, from the coding sequence ATGTCCCAGGAGACGACAGTCACCTTCCTCACCCAGGAAGCGTATGACCGGCTGAATGACGAGCTCACCTACCTGGAGACGACCGGCCGCATCGAGATCGCCAAGCGCATCGAGGTCGCGCGCGAAGAGGGCGACCTGAAGGAGAACGGCGGCTATCACGCCGCCAAAGACCAGCAGGGTGTTCAGGAAGCGCGCATCGTGACCATCAAGAGTCTGCTCGCGCACTCGAAGGTCGGCGTCGCGCCTGAGAGCAACGGCATCGTCGAGCCGGGCACCCTCGTGACCGCGGTCATCGCAGGCGCCGAGGACACCTTCGTCGTCGGCAACCGCGAGATCGCGAAAGACAGCGAGTACTCGGTCTACAGCGAGCAGAGCCCCATCGGCGCCGCCATCCTCGGCCTCAAGATCGGCGACAAGACCAGCTACACGGCGCCGAACGGCCGCGATATCGCCGTCGAGATCACCGACGTGCAGACCTGGACGGGTCAGTAG